Proteins found in one Populus alba chromosome 14, ASM523922v2, whole genome shotgun sequence genomic segment:
- the LOC118041182 gene encoding NDR1/HIN1-like protein 1, giving the protein MAKEHQRKENNPHFLGNKEKGAGHKDPRSALFKFITTFLFLAGLAVLIVWLIYRPHKPRFTVVGAAVYELNTTSPPFISTSMQFTIFTRNPNRRVSIMYDKLTAYVSYRNQAITPPLLLPPLYQEKRSTVVMSPVLVGAGVPVSVEVSDGLVMDEAYGVMALRVVLLGRLRWKAGGIKTGRYGVYVKCDIVVGLKKGFVGQVPLLGSPQCKVDI; this is encoded by the coding sequence ATGGCAAAAGAGCACCAACGAAAAGAAAACAACCCACACTTCCTCGGAAACAAAGAGAAAGGCGCCGGTCATAAAGACCCACGCTCTGCTCTCTTCAAATTCATCACCACCTTCCTTTTCTTAGCAGGTCTTGCAGTTCTCATAGTCTGGTTAATTTACAGGCCCCACAAGCCCCGGTTCACTGTAGTTGGGGCTGCTGTATACGAACTTAACACCACGTCCCCACCTTTCATTTCGACCTCCATGCAGTTCACTATTTTCACTAGAAACCCCAACAGGAGGGTCTCGATCATGTATGATAAACTCACTGCTTATGTATCATACAGGAACCAAGCGATAACCCCCCCACTGTTATTGCCTCCACTCTATCAGGAGAAAAGGAGCACAGTGGTCATGTCTCCGGTGCTTGTCGGGGCAGGGGTTCCGGTGTCAGTGGAAGTTTCAGATGGGCTGGTGATGGATGAGGCATACGGGGTTATGGCGTTGAGGGTGGTGTTGCTGGGCAGGTTGAGGTGGAAGGCTGGGGGCATAAAGACTGGGAGATATGGAGTTTATGTGAAGTGTGATATCGTGGTGGGTTTGAAGAAGGGTTTTGTAGGGCAAGTGCCCTTGCTTGGGTCTCCACAGTGTAAAGTTGACATATGA
- the LOC118041181 gene encoding metal tolerance protein 1, which produces MEAQNPQHGHPVEISVDILDGEMSGGSKGCGEAPCGFSDTGNNSQNAKERSASMRKLWISVVLCIVFMSAEIAGGIKANSLAILTDAAHLLSDVAGFAISLFSLWAAGWEATPRQSYGFFRIEILGALVSMQLIWLLAGILVYETIIRLIHDTGKVDGFLMFLVAAFGLLVNIIMALVLGHDHGHDHDHKHGTGHSHGTTVSTHNHHHVEHPKHGDNHHDHSNNEHNHYHEEHVEPLLDKEEAMHEKKQRNINVQGAYLHVLGDSVQSIGVMIGGAIIWYKPEWKIIDLICTLIFSVIVLGTTIKMLRNILEVLMESTPREIDATKIEKGLLEMEEVMAIHELHIWAITVGKILLACHVKIMPEANADMVLDNVINYLRREYNISHVTIQIER; this is translated from the coding sequence ATGGAAGCACAAAATCCTCAGCATGGGCATCCAGTTGAAATAAGCGTGGATATTCTTGATGGAGAGATGAGTGGAGGAAGCAAGGGATGCGGGGAAGCACCTTGTGGATTTTCAGATACTGGAAATAACTCCCAGAATGCCAAAGAACGTTCAGCTTCAATGCGCAAGCTCTGGATATCCGTCGTACTTTGTATAGTCTTCATGAGCGCTGAGATAGCTGGTGGCATCAAAGCTAATAGTCTGGCAATCTTGACTGATGCTGCACATTTGCTTTCAGATGTTGCAGGCTTTGCCATCTCCTTGTTTTCTTTATGGGCAGCTGGCTGGGAAGCCACACCCCGCCAATCTTATGGATTTTTTAGGATTGAGATTCTCGGTGCATTGGTTTCCATGCAGCTCATCTGGTTGCTTGCAGGGATTTTGGTTTATGAAACCATTATTAGGCTCATCCATGATACTGGTAAGGTAGATGGGTTCCTTATGTTTCTTGTTGCTGCATTTGGTCTTCTGGTGAATATCATAATGGCTCTTGTGTTGGGACATGATCATGGGCATGACCATGATCACAAACATGGGACTGGCCACAGCCATGGAACCACAGTTAGTACTCATAACCATCACCACGTGGAGCACCCAAAACATGGTGACAATCATCATGACCACTCGAACAATGAGCACAATCATTATCATGAAGAACATGTTGAGCCGCTGCTGGATAAAGAAGAAGCCATGCATGAAAagaagcaaaggaacataaatGTACAAGGAGCTTATCTCCATGTACTTGGGGATTCCGTCCAGAGTATTGGGGTAATGATCGGAGGTGCAATTATATGGTATAAGCCTGAGTGGAAGATAATTGATCTGATCTGCACCCTAATCTTTTCGGTTATAGTTTTGGGTACAACAATCAAAATGCTACGGAACATACTTGAAGTCTTGATGGAGAGCACTCCAAGAGAGATAGATGCTACAAAGATTGAAAAGGGTCTGCTGGAGATGGAGGAGGTGATGGCTATCCACGAACTGCATATATGGGCCATTACCGTGGGCAAGATTCTCTTGGCTTGTCATGTGAAAATCATGCCCGAAGCAAATGCAGACATGGTGCTAGACAATGTGATCAACTATCTCAGAAGGGAATACAATATAAGTCATGTAACCATCCAGATAGAGCGTTAG
- the LOC118041180 gene encoding transcription factor bHLH57 — protein MERLQGPINSCFLEEHSLDLGCLDQVFINTESLRFGEEEPHISSPCFEDKLPFLQMLHTVETPPFFPYKEPSFQTLLKLQHLQKPWNMNTFYMPETDTQVQPLELESCVTHDIVDLHSPVKSETKEHPIPHSNSCLEGVSPEPAEPNSDSSIPWRAQPQTVPDITTHFSESSTIIITRERRKRKRTRATKNKEEVESQRMNHIAVERNRRRLMNDHLNSLRSLMTPSYIQKGDQASIIGGAIDFVKELEQLVQSLEAQKKMREIETASTTGISPNQYPTSQPQCDILAEEGGTCEEERTVKKKSEATEIEVAAVQNHVNLKIKCQRIPGQLLRAIVALEDLGLTVLHLNITSSQATVLYSFNLKLEDDCKLGSTDEVAAAAHQIFSSING, from the exons ATGGAGAGGCTCCAAGGACCCATCAACTCTTGT TTCTTAGAGGAGCATAGCTTGGATTTGGGGTGCTTAGACCAAGTATTTATCAACACAGAAAGCTTAAGATTTGGAGAAGAAGAACCACACATTTCAAGTCCATGTTTTGAAGACAAATTGCCTTTTCTTCAAATGCTTCACACAGTAGAAACCCCGCCGTTTTTTCCCTACAAAGAACCCAGCTTTCAGACACTACTAAAACTCCAACACCTCCAAAAACCATGGAATATGAACACTTTTTACATGCCTGAAACAGATACCCAAGTTCAACCACTAGAGCTTGAAAGTTGTGTCACCCATGACATAGTTGATTTACACTCGCCAGTCAAATCTGAAACCAAAGAGCACCCAATCCCACATTCAAATTCCTGCCTCGAAGGTGTAAGTCCTGAGCCCGCAGAACCCAATTCAGACTCTTCAATTCCATGGAGGGCTCAACCCCAAACCGTGCCTGATATCACAACACATTTCTCCGAATCCTCTACAATAATAATCAccagagaaagaagaaagagaaaacgtACAAGGGCAACCAAGAACAAAGAGGAAGTAGAGAGCCAACGCATGAACCACATTGCTGTTGAACGCAACCGCCGTCGCCTAATGAACGACCATCTTAACTCTCTCCGCTCTCTCATGACACCATCTTATATTCAAAAG GGTGATCAAGCATCGATCATAGGAGGTGCAATAGACTTTGTGAAGGAACTAGAGCAGCTTGTTCAATCTCTTGaggcacaaaaaaaaatgagagaaatagAAACAGCCTCCACCACGGGAATTTCTCCCAACCAGTACCCTACTTCGCAGCCACAATGTGACATTCTGGCGGAGGAGGGAGGCACTTGTGAAGAGGAAAGAACAGTGAAGAAGAAATCGGAGGCGACGGAGATAGAGGTGGCTGCAGTACAAAACCATGTAAATTTGAAGATAAAGTGTCAAAGAATTCCTGGGCAGTTGTTGAGAGCTATTGTTGCATTGGAGGACCTTGGGCTTACGGTTTTGCACCTTAACATCACTTCTTCTCAAGCAACAGTTCTTTACTCTTTCAATCTTAAG TTAGAGGATGATTGTAAGCTGGGATCAACGGATGAGGTAGCGGCAGCAGCTCATCAAATATTCAGCAGTATCAACGGTTAG